A DNA window from Candidatus Edwardsbacteria bacterium contains the following coding sequences:
- a CDS encoding glycosyltransferase family 4 protein — MKINIVHVCSSASWGGMEMIVARLAYLQNVLGYQVTVVSGKDTPLSTRCQELGIDNQPIIANSSFGLSGFSRFLKYVKKTEPDLIHVHYSKDLNLAVPVKHLTGGKIVFTKHLGSYIKKKDPWHQFVYRGVNRATAISRLIKDNLIETTPLSERKVDIVYLGTDTSRFIPDFIQRKAVRDELGISNDTILIGMMGRISYGKGYEDFIEMAQALSGKNIEFLLIGGHSKNEDDYGSKVERDIKDKLGPRAHMTGFKDDRERYLQALDIFVFPSYAESFGLTLTEAMACGLPCVAYGKDGVLDIIENRKDGLLAEVRNIKDLIQKTSILFDDEGLRIKLGKAGREKVMNRFSDSQMLLGFERIYKLSLDNQ; from the coding sequence GTGAAAATTAATATCGTACATGTCTGCAGTTCAGCCTCCTGGGGTGGAATGGAAATGATTGTAGCCCGCCTTGCCTATTTGCAGAACGTCCTCGGTTACCAGGTAACGGTCGTTTCGGGGAAAGATACTCCACTGTCCACCAGATGTCAGGAACTTGGTATTGATAACCAACCGATCATTGCCAACAGTTCTTTTGGCTTGAGCGGTTTTTCTCGTTTTCTGAAGTATGTAAAAAAGACCGAGCCCGATTTAATTCATGTCCACTACTCAAAGGACCTCAACCTGGCTGTGCCGGTTAAGCATCTCACCGGGGGGAAGATCGTCTTTACTAAACATCTGGGATCCTATATCAAAAAAAAGGATCCCTGGCACCAGTTTGTGTACCGGGGGGTTAACCGGGCTACGGCTATCTCCCGGCTTATAAAGGACAACCTTATCGAAACGACCCCGCTTTCCGAGAGAAAAGTAGATATCGTCTATTTGGGCACCGATACGTCCAGATTTATTCCGGATTTTATTCAGAGAAAGGCGGTTCGAGATGAACTGGGCATATCTAACGATACTATCCTGATCGGCATGATGGGCCGGATATCCTACGGCAAGGGTTATGAGGATTTTATCGAAATGGCCCAAGCTCTGTCCGGAAAGAATATCGAATTCCTTCTTATTGGCGGGCATAGCAAGAACGAAGACGATTACGGCAGTAAGGTCGAAAGGGATATTAAGGATAAACTGGGCCCCAGGGCCCATATGACCGGGTTCAAAGATGACCGTGAAAGGTATCTGCAGGCTCTGGATATATTTGTATTTCCTTCTTATGCCGAATCCTTCGGTTTGACTCTGACCGAGGCCATGGCCTGCGGGCTTCCCTGCGTGGCCTACGGCAAGGATGGCGTCCTGGATATAATAGAAAACAGGAAGGACGGTCTGCTGGCCGAGGTTAGGAATATAAAAGATTTGATCCAAAAAACAAGCATTCTTTTCGATGACGAGGGTCTGAGGATAAAACTGGGCAAGGCCGGACGGGAGAAAGTAATGAATAGATTTTCCGATTCCCAGATGTTACTGGGGTTTGAAAGAATATATAAACTATCGCTGGACAATCAATGA
- a CDS encoding glycosyltransferase family 2 protein, with the protein MRISATVITKNEEGNIERCLSALDFVDEIVVVDAESSDRTVELAGKFTERVYINLWPGHIQQKNHAIELAQGEWILSVDADEVITPELKQEILAAKKNHDQAIDGYHIPRRSNFIGRWITHCGWSPDYHLRLFLKSKGRFGGMNPHDIVVLKGTTAYFRQPMLHYTYPSLEIYLSRLNSYTTIAAKELKTRNKRFRLRHIILSPLATFLKMYILKAGFMDGWEGFMLCVLSSYYVLVKYLKLWELNLQEVMSEN; encoded by the coding sequence ATGAGAATATCGGCAACGGTGATAACTAAAAATGAGGAAGGCAATATCGAACGGTGCCTTTCCGCATTGGATTTCGTGGATGAGATCGTGGTGGTTGATGCCGAAAGCTCGGATCGCACGGTGGAGCTGGCTGGAAAATTTACGGAGCGGGTCTATATCAACCTCTGGCCGGGACATATCCAGCAGAAGAACCACGCCATAGAATTGGCCCAGGGTGAATGGATCCTGTCGGTGGATGCCGATGAGGTGATAACCCCGGAACTGAAACAGGAGATACTGGCCGCCAAGAAAAACCATGATCAGGCTATCGACGGTTATCACATTCCCCGTCGTTCCAATTTCATCGGAAGATGGATAACCCATTGCGGATGGTCTCCCGATTACCATCTTCGGTTGTTCCTGAAGAGCAAGGGTCGTTTCGGCGGGATGAACCCGCACGATATAGTTGTTTTGAAGGGGACCACGGCATATTTCAGACAGCCCATGCTGCATTACACCTATCCATCATTAGAAATATATTTATCCAGGCTGAACAGTTACACTACCATTGCCGCCAAGGAACTGAAAACCCGTAATAAAAGGTTCCGATTAAGGCATATAATATTGTCACCCCTGGCCACTTTTTTAAAAATGTATATACTTAAGGCCGGGTTTATGGACGGGTGGGAGGGATTTATGTTGTGCGTTCTTTCGTCCTATTACGTGCTGGTCAAATACCTCAAACTTTGGGAACTGAACCTTCAGGAAGTTATGAGTGAAAATTAA
- a CDS encoding glycosyltransferase family 2 protein: MDKISVMLNTYNGGQKLASCLESAQWADEIVVIDSGSTDGSVELIKKHTDRYFHNDWPGYLAQREFGMQRCTGEWILILDQDEYITDQLRDKLLDICSNPETYREYNAGWVRRVEHFWGRQIRYGNYNPSYQPRLARRGKCRWTGFAHTWIEVEGGEKKILRIKEPLWHDAYNTPFDYFNKINRYSELDVEERLPKGYNPSLARVIFSPLGMWWKCFIVHKGYRDGAHGYMNATAMMVYWFFRLSKAWHCRWLEKNRPDTWEDYQRKTGNDRGPRS, encoded by the coding sequence GTGGATAAAATTTCGGTAATGCTGAATACCTACAATGGCGGGCAGAAGCTGGCCAGCTGTTTGGAATCGGCCCAATGGGCCGATGAGATAGTGGTGATAGATTCCGGCAGCACCGATGGCTCCGTCGAGCTTATTAAAAAACACACCGACAGGTATTTTCACAACGACTGGCCCGGGTACCTGGCCCAGCGGGAATTCGGCATGCAGCGATGCACCGGAGAATGGATATTGATACTGGATCAGGACGAGTATATCACTGACCAATTGAGGGATAAATTACTGGACATCTGCAGTAATCCTGAGACCTACCGGGAATATAACGCCGGTTGGGTAAGAAGGGTGGAACATTTCTGGGGCCGGCAGATCAGATACGGCAACTACAACCCCAGCTATCAGCCACGCCTGGCCCGGAGAGGAAAATGCCGCTGGACCGGGTTCGCCCACACCTGGATAGAGGTAGAGGGCGGGGAGAAAAAGATTCTTAGGATAAAAGAGCCTCTATGGCACGATGCCTATAACACCCCTTTTGATTATTTCAACAAGATTAACCGCTATTCCGAACTGGATGTGGAGGAGCGCCTGCCAAAGGGATACAATCCCAGCCTGGCCCGGGTAATATTTTCCCCATTGGGAATGTGGTGGAAATGCTTTATAGTTCACAAAGGATACCGTGACGGGGCTCACGGTTATATGAATGCCACCGCCATGATGGTCTACTGGTTCTTCAGGCTTTCCAAGGCCTGGCATTGTCGCTGGCTGGAGAAGAATCGGCCCGATACCTGGGAAGACTATCAACGGAAGACAGGCAATGACCGGGGGCCTAGATCATGA
- a CDS encoding glycosyltransferase family 2 protein: protein MNNITAIIIARNEEQNIANAIASLKDFSEVIVMDSGSTDRTVEIASSLGAIVYQTDWPGYARQRQRAISKANNEWVLFLDADEALDDKLNQELRRISLAGPARGYFIKRDNYFIGQKIKHSRWGNDWQLRLFHKGSASIPEVDIHEGVLINGPTGRLVTGCIKHHTVPNLFRYLEKTNEYTSLEAKQKTREGRRFSAFRLLWEPLAEFWKLYIVLQGWREGIRGLAIAGLSALGRFVVMAKIREAGSG, encoded by the coding sequence ATGAACAACATTACAGCCATAATAATCGCCAGGAACGAAGAGCAGAATATCGCTAACGCCATAGCCAGCCTGAAAGACTTTTCAGAAGTCATCGTTATGGATTCGGGCAGTACCGACCGGACAGTGGAGATCGCCAGTTCTTTAGGGGCCATAGTATATCAGACTGACTGGCCCGGCTATGCCCGGCAACGCCAGAGAGCCATCTCGAAGGCAAATAATGAGTGGGTGCTTTTTCTGGATGCCGACGAGGCGCTGGATGACAAGTTGAACCAGGAGCTAAGAAGAATCTCCCTGGCCGGTCCGGCCAGAGGGTATTTTATTAAAAGGGATAATTATTTCATCGGGCAAAAGATAAAACACTCCCGGTGGGGCAATGATTGGCAGCTAAGGCTGTTCCATAAGGGATCGGCCAGCATCCCGGAGGTTGATATCCATGAAGGAGTGTTAATAAACGGTCCGACGGGGAGGCTGGTCACTGGCTGCATAAAGCACCATACGGTTCCGAATCTTTTCCGGTATTTGGAAAAGACCAATGAATATACCTCCCTGGAGGCCAAACAGAAGACCCGGGAGGGCCGCCGATTTTCAGCCTTTAGGCTGTTGTGGGAACCTCTGGCGGAGTTTTGGAAACTTTATATTGTCCTTCAGGGGTGGCGCGAGGGGATCCGGGGCTTGGCCATAGCCGGCCTGTCGGCCCTGGGGCGTTTTGTGGTGATGGCCAAGATCAGGGAGGCCGGAAGTGGATAA
- a CDS encoding HAD family hydrolase, which yields MSVKTVFMDRDGTINVDTNYINSPQQLSLLPNSGRAVKLLNEKKYKVVVVSNQSGVARGYLTLKTLGAIHRKLRQLLKKDGAILDAIYYCPYHPDEKTPCRKPDIGMARQAEKDLKISLGKSYMIGDSRADIEFGNNIGAKTILVLTGKTKGSEPWLKKYKIDCVADDLLGAALWITSDG from the coding sequence ATGTCCGTAAAAACTGTTTTCATGGACCGGGACGGGACCATTAATGTTGACACCAATTATATCAATTCTCCCCAACAGTTAAGTTTGCTGCCAAACTCCGGCCGGGCCGTCAAACTGCTCAATGAGAAAAAATATAAAGTTGTGGTGGTCAGCAATCAGTCGGGGGTGGCCCGGGGATATCTGACCCTTAAAACCCTGGGCGCCATTCATCGGAAATTACGGCAACTGCTCAAGAAAGACGGGGCGATCTTGGATGCCATCTACTATTGTCCTTACCATCCTGATGAAAAGACTCCCTGTCGCAAGCCTGATATCGGGATGGCCCGGCAGGCGGAGAAAGACCTGAAAATCAGCCTCGGGAAATCATACATGATCGGCGACAGCCGGGCCGATATCGAGTTTGGGAATAATATCGGGGCAAAGACCATACTGGTGCTTACCGGCAAGACCAAGGGAAGCGAGCCCTGGCTGAAAAAATATAAAATTGACTGTGTGGCCGATGACCTGTTGGGGGCGGCCCTGTGGATAACAAGCGATGGATAA